A single region of the Legionella oakridgensis ATCC 33761 = DSM 21215 genome encodes:
- the murC gene encoding UDP-N-acetylmuramate--L-alanine ligase has product MNNNEHFQSPRMGRVEHIHFIGIGGAGMCGIAEVLHNEGYHITGSDLGETRVVQHLRALGIIIHIGHRVENIIGADVVVRSTAVDDNNPEIIAAQEQMIPVIPRAMMLAELMRFRQGIAIAGTHGKTTTTSLVSSLLAEGGFDPSFVIGGKLNSRGTNAQLGKSAYFVAEADESDASFLFLKPTMAVVTNIDADHMGTYGNDFENLRKTFIKFLHHLPFYGLAVLCIEDEEVRRILPAIQRPTRTYGFCEGAHYRAVDWKQSGLLSEFVVHRPSPYKPLSIQFKWPGRHNVLNALASIAIATELGVDDESIRRGLFQFQGVGRRFQMLGERRFTRGTALVIDDYGHHPQEILSTIEAFRSVWPNKRLIHVFQPHRYSRTQSLFDRFVASLSLADELLLFDIYSAGEAVIPGVSSELLAKEIRNHFPKVTLVNEQNLEQVLDGIIVDDDVILMQGAGNIGQMALNLMQKLRETA; this is encoded by the coding sequence GTGAATAACAACGAACATTTTCAATCTCCAAGGATGGGGAGAGTAGAGCATATACATTTTATAGGCATTGGTGGGGCCGGCATGTGCGGTATTGCAGAAGTATTGCATAATGAAGGTTATCACATCACTGGCTCAGACCTAGGTGAAACACGTGTTGTCCAACATTTAAGAGCACTGGGTATTATCATTCACATAGGCCATCGCGTAGAAAATATTATTGGTGCGGATGTTGTGGTGCGCTCAACCGCAGTTGATGATAATAATCCTGAGATTATTGCGGCTCAAGAGCAAATGATACCTGTTATTCCGCGTGCCATGATGCTTGCTGAATTAATGCGTTTTCGCCAAGGCATTGCAATTGCTGGGACACATGGTAAAACGACAACCACCAGCTTGGTTAGCAGTCTTTTGGCCGAAGGCGGTTTTGATCCGAGTTTTGTTATTGGGGGTAAGCTAAACAGCCGTGGAACAAACGCACAATTAGGAAAATCCGCCTATTTTGTTGCCGAAGCAGATGAAAGTGATGCTTCATTTTTATTTTTAAAACCAACCATGGCTGTTGTGACCAATATTGATGCAGATCATATGGGTACCTATGGGAATGATTTTGAGAATTTGCGTAAGACTTTTATTAAGTTTTTACATCACTTACCCTTTTATGGTTTAGCAGTACTTTGTATTGAGGATGAGGAAGTACGGCGCATATTGCCAGCGATTCAACGTCCAACCAGAACATATGGTTTTTGTGAGGGAGCGCATTATCGTGCTGTTGATTGGAAGCAAAGTGGGTTGTTGAGCGAATTTGTTGTTCATCGTCCATCTCCTTATAAACCATTGTCGATCCAATTTAAGTGGCCTGGCCGTCATAATGTATTAAATGCTTTGGCATCGATAGCGATTGCAACCGAACTTGGGGTGGATGATGAATCCATTCGACGAGGGTTATTTCAATTTCAAGGGGTTGGCCGACGTTTTCAAATGTTGGGAGAGCGACGCTTCACACGAGGAACGGCCTTGGTTATAGATGATTATGGTCATCATCCACAAGAAATTCTTTCTACCATTGAAGCGTTTCGTTCGGTTTGGCCGAATAAACGTTTGATTCATGTGTTTCAACCTCATCGTTACAGTCGGACTCAATCGCTTTTTGACCGATTTGTAGCCTCATTAAGTCTCGCGGATGAACTGCTCTTATTTGATATTTATTCTGCTGGGGAAGCCGTAATTCCAGGAGTAAGCAGTGAACTATTGGCAAAAGAAATACGCAATCACTTCCCTAAAGTGACGTTGGTCAATGAACAAAATCTTGAGCAAGTTTTGGATGGTATAATTGTCGATGACGATGTGATTTTAATGCAGGGTGCTGGGAATATTGGGCAAATGGCTTTAAATCTGATGCAAAAACTGCGAGAAACAGCATGA